A genomic segment from Stenotrophomonas maltophilia encodes:
- a CDS encoding CsgG/HfaB family protein yields the protein MRTTPRLIGLGLAAVLLAACGKQDTPAADAPTPAKDKATSALASNAPVEAAPLRGTPDFGGTTQVAREADGIGSTPELAVLAALQSAVAQVNGVRVASQMQSLRAGLHVDVDDEHVGDIRADAFTQQMIAGSQGAVLGYEILSQDEVRQLDEETIARVRASDEGWSFKGSASASASGEATAKGAGGSASVKESYDEKVSVDAKRGASSFDSDVTHRSMRSYWKVRVRAQIAQYRAPDEQGKPKIVVALPRTKAGSYAVGDGRVSADEVADAIRARLSDTLTQTQRFIVLDREFGDELQAEIDHINSGNVRLQDTARVGQQLATDLILIPTIERFEYPRSVRNLRMSDRQVTSYSGGGRITLRLVNATTGQVVMSDSFDHQLASTGPSTLPRVVNGRNMAAAMMESLSGQIGTTIVTTLFPVSVVSVDGDQVVLSQGGDTVQAGQRWQAVRLGEELKDPQTGRSLGRSEHPCCTIRIDRVAAQTSYGTIEDGVDAMRGGFRPGQIELRQKLGSKPAAAASATASTAPAAAARPAAKPKPKPAAAPAEDPNW from the coding sequence ATGCGTACGACCCCCCGTTTGATCGGCCTGGGCCTGGCTGCCGTGCTGCTTGCAGCCTGCGGCAAGCAGGACACCCCGGCCGCCGATGCGCCCACACCCGCCAAGGACAAGGCAACCAGTGCACTGGCCAGCAATGCGCCAGTGGAAGCAGCGCCCCTGCGTGGCACGCCGGATTTCGGCGGTACCACCCAGGTCGCGCGCGAGGCCGACGGCATCGGCAGCACCCCGGAACTGGCGGTGCTGGCGGCGCTGCAGTCGGCGGTGGCGCAGGTCAACGGCGTACGCGTGGCCAGCCAGATGCAGAGCCTGCGTGCAGGCCTGCATGTGGATGTGGATGACGAACACGTCGGCGATATCCGCGCCGACGCGTTCACCCAGCAGATGATCGCCGGCTCGCAGGGCGCGGTGCTGGGCTATGAAATCCTGTCGCAGGACGAAGTGCGGCAGCTGGACGAGGAAACCATCGCCCGCGTGCGCGCCAGCGATGAAGGCTGGAGCTTCAAGGGCTCGGCATCTGCCAGCGCTTCCGGCGAAGCCACCGCCAAGGGTGCCGGCGGCTCGGCCAGCGTCAAGGAAAGCTACGACGAGAAGGTCAGCGTCGATGCCAAGCGTGGCGCCAGCTCGTTCGATTCCGACGTGACCCACCGCAGCATGCGCAGCTACTGGAAGGTGCGCGTGCGTGCACAGATCGCCCAGTACCGTGCACCGGACGAGCAGGGCAAGCCGAAGATCGTGGTCGCGCTGCCGCGCACCAAGGCCGGCAGCTATGCCGTGGGCGATGGCCGCGTGAGTGCCGATGAAGTGGCCGACGCGATCCGCGCGCGCCTGTCCGACACGCTGACCCAGACCCAGCGTTTCATCGTGCTGGACCGCGAGTTCGGCGACGAACTGCAGGCCGAGATCGACCACATCAACAGCGGCAACGTGCGCTTGCAGGACACCGCACGCGTCGGCCAGCAGCTGGCGACCGACCTGATCCTGATCCCGACCATCGAACGCTTCGAGTACCCGCGCAGCGTGCGCAACCTGCGCATGTCCGACCGCCAGGTGACCTCGTACTCCGGTGGCGGCCGCATCACCCTGCGTCTGGTCAATGCCACCACCGGCCAGGTGGTGATGTCCGACAGCTTCGACCACCAGCTGGCCTCGACCGGCCCCAGCACCCTGCCGCGCGTGGTCAACGGCCGCAACATGGCCGCGGCGATGATGGAATCGCTGTCCGGCCAGATCGGTACCACGATCGTCACCACGCTGTTCCCGGTGTCGGTGGTTTCGGTGGACGGTGACCAGGTGGTGCTGAGCCAGGGCGGTGACACCGTGCAGGCTGGCCAGCGCTGGCAGGCCGTGCGCCTGGGCGAGGAGCTGAAGGACCCGCAGACCGGCCGCTCGCTGGGCCGCAGCGAACACCCGTGCTGCACCATCCGTATCGACCGCGTCGCTGCACAGACCTCGTACGGCACCATCGAAGACGGTGTCGACGCGATGCGCGGCGGCTTCCGTCCGGGCCAGATCGAACTGCGCCAGAAGCTGGGCAGCAAGCCGGCTGCCGCCGCCAGTGCGACCGCCTCGACCGCGCCGGCCGCCGCCGCCCGCCCGGCCGCCAAGCCGAAGCCCAAGCCTGCTGCCGCCCCGGCCGAAGACCCGAACTGGTAA
- a CDS encoding M28 family metallopeptidase: protein MKRVVLGVLALSVSSALMAATPKFDGARISADVKELASDAYEGRSPATAGEEKTIAYLSKQFADAGLQPGGDLKDGKRLWTQAVPLRKGDIVGAPQLALHQGGKTVPLEQGKQIAVRAAMNGASNVDISKAPLVFLGYGVKAPERNWDDFKGVDLKGKIAVVLINDPDFETGQGDFDGKGMTYYGRWTYKYEEGARQGALGVLIVHETAPASYGWATVAGSNTNTMFDVVRDNPAESHPLLEGWIQRDLAVELFRSAGQDFEALKKKAQQRDFTPVPLTGASLDAKYAVKTEVITSHNVAARLEGSRHPDETIIYSAHWDHIGVGEPDARGDRIFNGALDNASGTASLIELARGFAKEKRPQRSLLFLAVTAEEKGLLGSEYYATHPLYPLEKTVAVINMDGMAPFGPSRDFGIYGAARFELLDQLKDVAKGWDIRYTPDPKPEAGLFFRSDHFPFAKRGVPALSWSAGQDWVDGGVAAGKKASEDYTAKRYHQQGDEWQPDWVFAGAARDLEVLYTLGNQLANARSWPNWSKDESFRAVRDASADQRK, encoded by the coding sequence ATGAAACGAGTGGTACTGGGCGTGCTGGCCCTGTCGGTGTCGAGCGCACTGATGGCGGCCACCCCGAAATTCGATGGCGCGCGGATCTCCGCCGACGTCAAGGAACTGGCCTCCGACGCCTACGAAGGCCGCTCGCCGGCCACCGCCGGCGAAGAGAAGACCATCGCCTACCTCAGCAAGCAGTTTGCCGACGCCGGCCTGCAGCCGGGCGGCGATCTCAAGGACGGCAAGCGCCTGTGGACCCAGGCCGTGCCGCTGCGCAAGGGCGACATCGTCGGCGCACCGCAGCTGGCACTGCACCAGGGTGGCAAGACCGTGCCGCTGGAGCAGGGCAAGCAGATCGCCGTGCGCGCCGCCATGAACGGCGCCAGCAACGTCGACATCAGCAAGGCCCCGCTGGTGTTCCTCGGCTACGGCGTGAAAGCCCCGGAGCGCAACTGGGACGACTTCAAGGGCGTGGACCTGAAGGGCAAGATCGCTGTCGTGCTGATCAACGACCCGGACTTCGAAACCGGACAGGGTGATTTCGACGGCAAGGGCATGACCTATTACGGCCGCTGGACCTACAAGTACGAGGAAGGCGCCCGCCAGGGGGCGCTGGGCGTGCTGATCGTGCACGAGACCGCACCGGCGTCGTACGGCTGGGCCACCGTGGCCGGCTCCAACACCAACACCATGTTCGACGTGGTGCGCGACAACCCGGCGGAAAGCCACCCGCTGCTGGAAGGCTGGATCCAGCGCGACCTCGCGGTGGAGCTGTTCCGCTCGGCCGGGCAGGACTTCGAGGCGCTGAAGAAGAAGGCGCAGCAGCGCGACTTCACCCCGGTGCCGCTGACCGGCGCCAGCCTGGACGCGAAGTACGCGGTGAAGACCGAGGTGATCACCTCGCACAACGTGGCCGCACGCCTGGAAGGCAGCCGCCACCCGGACGAGACGATCATCTACAGCGCGCACTGGGACCACATCGGCGTGGGTGAGCCGGACGCGCGTGGCGACCGCATCTTCAACGGTGCGCTGGACAACGCCAGCGGTACCGCCTCGCTGATCGAGCTGGCACGCGGCTTCGCCAAGGAAAAGCGCCCGCAGCGCTCGCTGCTGTTCCTGGCGGTCACCGCCGAGGAAAAGGGCCTGCTGGGTTCGGAGTACTACGCCACTCATCCGCTGTACCCGCTGGAAAAGACCGTGGCGGTGATCAACATGGACGGCATGGCGCCGTTCGGTCCGTCGCGTGATTTCGGCATCTACGGTGCCGCGCGCTTCGAACTGCTGGACCAGCTGAAGGACGTGGCCAAGGGCTGGGATATCCGCTACACGCCGGACCCGAAGCCGGAAGCGGGCCTGTTCTTCCGCTCCGATCACTTCCCGTTCGCCAAGCGTGGCGTGCCGGCGCTGTCCTGGTCAGCCGGCCAGGACTGGGTGGACGGTGGCGTGGCCGCGGGCAAGAAGGCCTCCGAGGACTACACCGCCAAGCGCTATCACCAGCAGGGCGACGAGTGGCAGCCGGACTGGGTGTTCGCCGGTGCCGCCCGCGACCTGGAGGTGCTGTACACGCTGGGCAACCAGCTGGCCAACGCGCGCAGCTGGCCGAACTGGAGCAAGGACGAGTCGTTCCGCGCCGTGCGTGATGCCAGCGCCGACCAGCGCAAATAA
- a CDS encoding sensor histidine kinase, whose translation MFASLSLLIRHLLAWAAALVVAGMVWSGIFSGMNDGPGWVFGLLAMFLMISALGSVITHVRRVWLVAGRLDATTLSGRQRRQVELPMDAGHAFSVVEAAIAELPRVEDVESSAGSLQVRAYVRRVDAWNGRQPSRWNLPARLAIKRNSVLATVTPGQGTSTVTLLFEPDAGWWADLLALDEGSNFENAEAVTRAISRRVADQRRDEQAAAEQTQVEKELSVARLSLLHAQVEPHFLYNTLANAQVLTRTDPARAEQMLGHLIQYLRSSLPQVDESVSTLGVELERTRAYLEILRIRMGARLAVEVQVPNELHGVHLPAMALQTLVENAIKHGLEPKPGGGTIWILARAFDDHVTVTVADDGLGFGQGTSGTGIGLKNLRERLRLTCGEQAGVAIVANFPSGVAATMTLPQSHKERSHAA comes from the coding sequence GTGTTCGCCAGCCTCTCTCTCCTGATCCGCCACCTGCTGGCCTGGGCCGCCGCGCTGGTTGTCGCCGGCATGGTCTGGAGCGGCATCTTCAGCGGCATGAACGATGGCCCGGGCTGGGTCTTCGGCCTGCTGGCGATGTTCCTGATGATCTCCGCGCTGGGCAGTGTGATCACCCATGTACGCCGGGTGTGGTTGGTCGCGGGCCGCCTGGATGCAACTACGTTGTCCGGCCGCCAACGCCGGCAGGTGGAACTGCCGATGGATGCCGGCCACGCCTTCTCGGTGGTGGAAGCGGCCATCGCTGAACTGCCGCGCGTCGAAGACGTGGAAAGTTCGGCCGGCAGCCTGCAGGTGCGGGCCTACGTGCGCCGGGTGGATGCCTGGAATGGCCGCCAGCCGTCGCGCTGGAACCTGCCCGCGCGATTGGCGATCAAGCGCAACAGTGTGCTGGCCACCGTCACGCCAGGGCAGGGCACAAGCACCGTCACCCTGCTGTTCGAACCCGATGCCGGCTGGTGGGCCGACTTGCTGGCGCTGGACGAGGGCAGCAACTTCGAGAACGCTGAAGCGGTCACCCGTGCCATCAGCCGCCGTGTCGCCGACCAGCGCCGCGACGAACAGGCCGCAGCCGAACAGACCCAGGTGGAAAAGGAACTGTCGGTGGCACGCTTGAGTCTGCTGCATGCGCAGGTGGAACCGCACTTCCTCTACAACACGCTGGCCAACGCACAGGTGCTGACCCGCACCGATCCGGCGCGTGCCGAGCAGATGCTCGGCCACCTCATCCAGTACCTGCGCAGTTCGTTGCCGCAGGTGGACGAATCGGTGTCGACGCTGGGCGTGGAGCTGGAACGCACCCGCGCCTATCTGGAGATCCTGCGCATCCGCATGGGCGCACGGCTGGCGGTGGAAGTGCAGGTACCCAACGAACTGCATGGGGTGCACCTGCCGGCGATGGCACTGCAGACGCTGGTGGAAAACGCGATCAAGCACGGCCTGGAACCCAAGCCCGGCGGTGGCACGATCTGGATCCTGGCGCGGGCCTTCGATGACCACGTGACCGTAACCGTGGCCGACGATGGGCTCGGCTTCGGCCAGGGCACCAGCGGCACCGGCATCGGCCTGAAAAACCTGCGCGAGCGCCTGCGCCTGACCTGCGGTGAGCAGGCCGGCGTGGCGATCGTCGCCAACTTCCCCAGCGGCGTGGCCGCGACCATGACCCTGCCGCAGTCGCACAAGGAGCGCAGCCATGCCGCTTGA
- a CDS encoding LytR/AlgR family response regulator transcription factor yields the protein MPLEALIAEDEELLRQSLVEQLGRLWPDLKLVAECEDGASALEQLAETQPDIAFLDIRMPGISGIEVARSLSDLSPRTQVVFVTAYDQYAIDAFEQGAMDYLLKPVSDERLLATRERILSRLPSTRQDDAVLERLLQRLGPSQGAAERPPLAWITASNGRETQLIMLEDVAYFRADNKYTTVVTAAGESLLRTPLRELLEVLDPQHFRQIHRSTIVNMKAVAAVSRDDTGRGVLRLRGRTETLVVSQPFMSLFRGM from the coding sequence ATGCCGCTTGAAGCCCTGATCGCCGAAGACGAGGAACTGCTGCGGCAGTCACTGGTGGAGCAGCTGGGCCGGCTGTGGCCGGACCTCAAACTGGTGGCCGAGTGCGAGGACGGTGCCAGCGCGCTGGAGCAGCTGGCCGAGACGCAGCCGGACATCGCCTTCCTCGATATCCGCATGCCCGGCATCAGCGGCATCGAGGTCGCGCGCTCGCTGTCCGACCTGAGCCCGCGCACCCAGGTGGTGTTCGTCACCGCCTACGACCAGTACGCCATCGACGCGTTCGAGCAGGGCGCGATGGACTACCTGTTGAAGCCGGTCAGCGACGAGCGCCTGCTGGCCACCCGCGAGCGCATCCTGTCGCGGCTGCCATCGACGCGCCAGGACGATGCCGTGCTGGAGCGCCTGCTGCAGCGGCTGGGCCCGTCGCAGGGTGCAGCGGAGCGCCCACCACTGGCCTGGATCACCGCCAGCAACGGCCGCGAGACGCAGCTGATCATGCTGGAAGACGTGGCCTACTTCCGTGCCGACAACAAGTACACCACCGTGGTCACCGCCGCTGGCGAAAGCCTGCTGCGCACACCGTTGCGCGAGCTGCTGGAAGTGCTCGATCCGCAGCACTTCCGCCAGATCCATCGTTCGACCATCGTCAACATGAAGGCAGTGGCGGCGGTGAGCCGCGACGACACCGGGCGTGGCGTGCTGCGCCTGCGCGGGCGCACGGAAACGCTGGTGGTCAGCCAGCCGTTCATGAGCCTGTTCCGCGGCATGTAG
- a CDS encoding oxygenase MpaB family protein has translation MPALLQRLSRPVTAPIRRWVLEAFPRGQSGIDYDHPQGDPGWFGPDSVTWRLHAEFPSMLAGGLCALMLQTLHPRALAGVYDHSNFRQDLVGRLRRTTAFVAGTSYAPSGEVEALVAKVRRIHAQIRGQTGQGEPYAADDPQLLTWVHVTEAFGFLQGFRRYGREVPEHIADRYYDEYRCVAEALGAVDVPRSEAEVAAYFCARQPELRVDERSREVLEVLSGVRLPVPVPGLSREVFLGAGAALLPDWAEGMLERNARQRAQAAASAKLMQGMAPLFRRALPDGLASRACARMGVPVAVLREWPTIPR, from the coding sequence ATGCCGGCTCTGCTGCAGCGACTCTCCCGCCCCGTCACCGCGCCGATCCGGCGCTGGGTACTGGAGGCCTTTCCACGTGGCCAAAGCGGCATCGATTACGACCATCCGCAGGGCGACCCGGGCTGGTTCGGCCCGGACAGCGTCACCTGGCGGCTGCACGCCGAATTCCCCTCGATGCTGGCCGGTGGCCTGTGTGCGCTGATGCTGCAGACCCTGCACCCGCGCGCGCTGGCCGGGGTCTACGACCACTCCAATTTCCGCCAGGACCTGGTGGGTCGCCTGCGCCGCACCACGGCCTTCGTTGCCGGCACCAGCTATGCGCCCAGCGGCGAGGTGGAGGCCCTGGTGGCCAAGGTGCGCCGCATCCATGCGCAGATCCGCGGGCAGACCGGGCAGGGCGAGCCCTACGCAGCCGACGATCCGCAGCTGCTGACCTGGGTGCATGTGACCGAGGCCTTCGGTTTCCTGCAGGGCTTCCGCCGTTACGGGCGCGAGGTGCCGGAGCACATCGCCGATCGCTACTACGACGAATACCGCTGCGTGGCCGAGGCACTGGGCGCGGTGGATGTGCCGCGCAGCGAAGCGGAAGTGGCGGCGTACTTCTGCGCCCGGCAGCCTGAGCTGCGCGTCGACGAACGCTCACGCGAGGTGCTGGAGGTGTTGTCCGGGGTGCGCCTGCCGGTACCGGTGCCGGGGCTGTCGCGCGAAGTGTTCCTCGGCGCCGGTGCGGCGCTGCTGCCGGACTGGGCCGAAGGCATGCTTGAACGCAATGCACGCCAGCGTGCGCAGGCTGCAGCGTCGGCGAAGCTGATGCAGGGCATGGCGCCGCTGTTCCGCCGAGCGCTGCCCGATGGCCTGGCCAGCCGCGCCTGCGCGCGCATGGGCGTGCCGGTGGCAGTGTTGCGCGAGTGGCCCACCATTCCCAGGTAG
- a CDS encoding M13 family metallopeptidase, which produces MSKLRRPILALAIVASLSLAACDRPADPAAGTTAPADAAPAAAKPMLGSFGFDASGMDRSIAAGDDFFGFANGTWVKNTEIPADRSRFGSFNVIAEKTLADTRAILEGAAGNTQASGDDKLIGDYYAAYMDEAGIEQHGLAPVQPQLKAIDAIADKAGLARALGGDVRADVDLLNATNFYTDRLFGLWVSVDMLQPDRTAPYLVQGGLGMPDRDFYLGDGRMAELRKQYQAYIAQMLQLAGVADPAGKAQRILALETKIAQAHATQEETNDVTKGANPWTQADFNAKAPGMDWNAFLDAAALGNQQDFIVWQPKAVAGLSKLVATEPLDAWKDYLAFHALDRAAAYLPKKFADARFAFHGTALSGTPQQSDRWKRAVDDANHAVGEAIGKRYVEKHFDARTKERADEMAKNIIAAFAKRIDALSWMSPQTKAHAKAKVTGLTVGMGYPEKWRDYTGLEIRRDDPLGNAQRAELFEYQRNIAKLGKPVDHSEWAMLPQTINAMNVPLENRLVFPAAILQPPFFDGAADDAVNYGAIGAVIGHEISHGFDNAGALFDETGKLHNWWTAEDLKQFNAAGDALAAQFSSYEPFPGVHVNGKLTLGENIADVAGLGTAYDAYQLSLQGKPGQTLEGFTPDQRFFLGFAQAWRSKSREQALRNSLLTDVHAPGQFRALTVRNIDAWYPAFEVKEGQKLYLAPDKRVKVW; this is translated from the coding sequence ATGTCCAAGCTGCGCCGTCCCATCCTGGCGCTGGCCATTGTTGCCAGCCTGTCCCTGGCCGCCTGTGACCGCCCGGCCGACCCGGCCGCCGGTACCACCGCGCCGGCCGATGCCGCCCCTGCTGCGGCCAAGCCGATGCTGGGCAGTTTCGGCTTCGATGCCAGCGGCATGGACCGCAGCATCGCTGCCGGCGATGACTTCTTCGGCTTCGCCAACGGCACCTGGGTGAAGAACACCGAGATTCCGGCCGACCGCTCGCGCTTCGGCAGCTTCAATGTCATTGCCGAGAAGACGCTGGCCGACACCCGCGCCATCCTGGAAGGGGCGGCCGGCAACACCCAGGCCAGCGGTGACGACAAGCTGATCGGCGACTACTATGCCGCCTACATGGACGAAGCCGGCATCGAGCAGCACGGTCTCGCGCCGGTGCAGCCGCAGCTGAAGGCCATCGATGCGATCGCCGACAAGGCCGGGCTGGCCCGCGCCCTCGGCGGCGACGTGCGCGCCGACGTCGATCTGCTCAACGCCACCAACTTCTACACCGACCGCCTGTTCGGCCTGTGGGTGTCGGTGGACATGCTGCAGCCGGACCGCACCGCGCCGTACCTGGTGCAGGGCGGCCTGGGCATGCCCGACCGTGATTTCTACCTGGGCGATGGCCGCATGGCCGAGCTGCGCAAGCAGTACCAGGCCTACATCGCGCAGATGCTGCAGTTGGCCGGCGTCGCCGACCCGGCCGGCAAGGCGCAGCGCATCCTCGCGCTGGAGACCAAGATCGCGCAGGCGCATGCCACCCAGGAAGAAACCAACGACGTGACCAAGGGTGCCAACCCCTGGACCCAGGCCGACTTCAATGCCAAGGCACCGGGCATGGACTGGAACGCCTTCCTCGATGCGGCCGCGCTGGGCAACCAGCAGGACTTCATCGTGTGGCAGCCCAAGGCCGTAGCCGGCCTGTCCAAGCTGGTCGCCACCGAGCCGCTGGACGCCTGGAAGGACTACCTGGCCTTCCACGCACTGGACCGTGCCGCCGCTTACCTGCCGAAGAAGTTCGCCGATGCACGCTTCGCCTTCCATGGCACCGCACTGAGCGGCACGCCGCAGCAGAGCGACCGCTGGAAGCGCGCGGTGGACGATGCCAACCATGCCGTCGGCGAAGCCATCGGCAAGCGCTATGTCGAGAAGCACTTCGACGCCAGGACCAAGGAACGCGCGGACGAGATGGCGAAGAACATCATCGCCGCCTTCGCCAAGCGCATCGACGCGCTGTCGTGGATGTCGCCGCAGACCAAGGCGCATGCCAAGGCCAAGGTCACCGGCCTGACCGTGGGCATGGGCTATCCGGAGAAGTGGCGTGACTACACCGGCCTTGAAATCCGCCGTGATGACCCGCTGGGCAATGCACAGCGCGCCGAGCTGTTCGAGTACCAGCGCAACATCGCCAAGCTGGGCAAGCCGGTCGACCACAGCGAGTGGGCGATGCTGCCGCAGACCATCAATGCGATGAACGTGCCGCTGGAGAACCGCCTGGTGTTCCCGGCCGCGATCCTGCAGCCGCCGTTCTTCGACGGTGCTGCCGACGACGCAGTGAACTACGGCGCCATCGGCGCAGTGATCGGCCACGAGATCAGCCACGGCTTCGACAATGCCGGCGCGCTGTTCGACGAAACCGGCAAGCTGCACAACTGGTGGACCGCCGAGGACCTGAAGCAGTTCAACGCTGCCGGTGATGCGCTGGCCGCGCAGTTCAGCAGCTACGAGCCGTTCCCCGGCGTGCACGTGAACGGCAAGCTGACCCTGGGCGAGAACATCGCCGACGTGGCTGGCCTGGGTACCGCCTACGATGCCTACCAGCTGTCGCTGCAGGGCAAGCCGGGCCAGACCCTGGAAGGCTTCACCCCGGACCAGCGCTTCTTCCTCGGCTTCGCCCAGGCGTGGCGCAGCAAGAGCCGCGAGCAGGCACTGCGCAACTCGCTGCTGACCGATGTGCATGCACCGGGCCAGTTCCGCGCACTGACCGTGCGCAACATCGACGCCTGGTACCCGGCGTTCGAAGTGAAGGAAGGCCAGAAGCTGTACCTGGCCCCGGACAAGCGGGTCAAGGTGTGGTGA